GACGCGAAGGATCCGGCTCCCCAGGCCCGCGCACCGGCACCCCACCGCCAGCGCATCCCGAACTTCGTCCGGGGAGAAGCCGCCCTCGGGGCCGACGATCAGGGCGACGGTGCGGACCCCTCCCATCCCGGAGAGAACTCGCTTCAGCGAGAACGTCCCTTCGCCTTCGTAGAAGACGATTTTTCCTTCGTGTCCCGCCGCGCGGCGCAGCGCCTCGGGGTACGGGACGATCCCGGACACCTCGGGGATGCGGCCGGAGCCGCACTGCTTCGCGGCGGCCAGCGCCACCCGCTCCCATCGCGACAACCGTTTCCGGGCATCGGCCGGGTCGAGGCGGGGGATCGTGCGGGACGACCGGAACGGGATCACCCGCGAGACGCCAAGCTCCGTCGCTTTTTCGAGGATGAAGTCCATCTTGTCGGCTTTCGGGAGCCCCACGAACAGGGAGACGGCGACGTCGGGAGGAGGTTCCGGCGGGAAC
The DNA window shown above is from Deltaproteobacteria bacterium and carries:
- a CDS encoding 16S rRNA (uracil(1498)-N(3))-methyltransferase encodes the protein MPTFFVDRKNISGDTAVLSGTEAGHMLRSLRLSVGDSFFAFDEDGNRYRMRILEATSRSLRAEILEAFPPEPPPDVAVSLFVGLPKADKMDFILEKATELGVSRVIPFRSSRTIPRLDPADARKRLSRWERVALAAAKQCGSGRIPEVSGIVPYPEALRRAAGHEGKIVFYEGEGTFSLKRVLSGMGGVRTVALIVGPEGGFSPDEVRDALAVGCRCAGLGSRILRVETAALAVLAMVMYHFEKESA